From a single Mesorhizobium shangrilense genomic region:
- a CDS encoding Maf-like protein, which translates to MSILQKLVLASGSPRRIELLQQAGLEPDRVLPADVDETPLRAEHPRSLAKRLSQEKAEKALASLKTEADYAPGFVLAADTVVAVGRRILPKAETIDDAANCLGLLSGRSHRVYSGVCLITPGGKVRLRLVETRVRFKRLPREEMDAYVASGEWRGKAGGYAVQGLAGSFVVKLVGSYTNVVGLPLYETVALLAGEGFKVHTSWTSARS; encoded by the coding sequence ATGAGCATTTTGCAGAAGCTCGTGCTTGCTTCGGGTTCGCCACGCCGGATCGAACTGCTGCAGCAGGCCGGCCTCGAGCCCGACCGTGTGCTGCCCGCCGATGTCGACGAAACGCCGTTGCGTGCCGAGCATCCGCGCTCACTGGCCAAGCGGCTGTCGCAGGAAAAGGCCGAGAAGGCCCTGGCCTCGCTCAAGACGGAAGCCGATTATGCGCCCGGCTTCGTGCTGGCCGCCGATACGGTGGTTGCCGTCGGGCGGCGCATCCTGCCCAAGGCCGAAACGATCGACGATGCCGCCAATTGCCTCGGACTGCTCTCGGGCCGTTCGCACCGGGTCTATTCGGGCGTCTGCCTGATCACGCCGGGCGGCAAGGTCCGCCTGCGGCTGGTCGAGACGCGCGTGCGGTTCAAGCGGCTGCCGCGCGAGGAGATGGACGCCTATGTGGCCTCGGGCGAATGGCGCGGCAAGGCCGGCGGCTATGCCGTGCAGGGCCTCGCGGGCTCCTTCGTCGTCAAGCTTGTCGGCTCCTACACCAATGTCGTCGGCCTGCCGCTCTACGAGACCGTGGCGCTGCTGGCCGGCGAAGGTTTCAAGGTGCACACCAGCTGGACGTCCGCGCGGTCATGA
- the infA gene encoding translation initiation factor IF-1 — protein MPKEEVLEFPGVVTELLPNAMFRVKLENEHEIIAHTAGRMRKNRIRVLTGDKVLVEMTPYDLTKGRITYRFK, from the coding sequence ATGCCGAAGGAAGAAGTCCTCGAGTTTCCGGGTGTCGTCACGGAATTGTTGCCCAACGCGATGTTCAGGGTGAAACTCGAAAACGAACACGAAATCATCGCCCATACGGCTGGCCGCATGCGCAAGAACCGCATCCGCGTGCTGACCGGCGACAAGGTTCTGGTCGAAATGACGCCCTATGACCTGACCAAGGGCCGCATCACCTATCGCTTCAAGTAA
- the hisD gene encoding histidinol dehydrogenase: protein MAITLRQTDADFEQKFSAFLLTKREVSEDVDTAVRDIIARVRAEGDAALIDYSRKFDRADLKSVGIAVSKDEIAAAHDGADAQTVEALKFARDRIRAYHERQLPKDDRYTDAAGVELGWRWTAIEAVGLYVPGGTASYPSSVLMNAIPAKVAGVERIAICVPASGGAIPPLVLVAADIAGVSEIYRVGGAQAIAALAYGTETIRPVAKIVGPGNAYVAAAKRRVFGTVGIDMIAGPSEVLVVADGSNNPDWIAADLLAQAEHDVSAQSILITDDPAFGKAVEQAVERQLQSLPRAETAAASWRDFGAVILVPTIEASLPLVDRIAAEHVELAIEDAEGFLSRMRNAGAVFLGRHTPEAIGDYVGGSNHVLPTARSARFSSGLSVLDFIKRTSILKLGPEQLRALAPAAIALATAEGLDAHGRSVSIRLNM from the coding sequence ATGGCCATCACGCTTCGCCAGACCGACGCCGATTTCGAGCAGAAATTTTCCGCCTTCCTGCTGACCAAGCGGGAGGTGTCGGAAGATGTCGACACCGCGGTGCGCGACATCATCGCGCGCGTGCGCGCCGAAGGCGACGCGGCCCTGATCGACTATTCCAGGAAATTCGACCGCGCCGACCTGAAAAGCGTCGGCATCGCCGTTTCGAAGGACGAAATCGCCGCCGCCCATGACGGCGCCGATGCGCAGACAGTAGAGGCACTGAAATTCGCGCGCGACCGCATCCGCGCCTATCATGAGCGGCAGCTGCCGAAGGACGATCGCTACACCGATGCCGCCGGCGTCGAGCTCGGCTGGCGGTGGACGGCGATCGAAGCGGTCGGCCTCTATGTGCCTGGCGGCACCGCAAGCTATCCAAGCTCGGTGCTGATGAACGCCATCCCGGCCAAGGTTGCTGGCGTCGAACGCATCGCGATATGCGTGCCGGCCTCGGGCGGCGCCATACCGCCGCTGGTGCTGGTCGCGGCCGACATTGCCGGCGTGTCCGAAATCTACCGCGTCGGCGGCGCCCAGGCGATTGCAGCCCTTGCCTATGGAACCGAGACGATCAGGCCCGTCGCCAAGATCGTCGGCCCCGGCAACGCCTATGTCGCGGCCGCCAAGCGCCGCGTGTTCGGCACCGTCGGCATCGACATGATCGCGGGGCCGTCCGAAGTGCTGGTCGTGGCCGATGGCAGCAACAATCCGGACTGGATCGCCGCCGACCTGCTTGCCCAGGCCGAGCACGACGTGTCGGCGCAATCGATCCTGATCACCGACGACCCCGCCTTCGGCAAGGCGGTCGAGCAGGCGGTCGAGCGCCAGTTGCAGAGCCTGCCGCGTGCCGAAACCGCGGCGGCGAGCTGGCGCGACTTCGGCGCGGTAATCCTGGTCCCGACAATCGAGGCCTCCCTGCCCCTGGTCGACCGCATCGCCGCCGAACATGTGGAACTTGCCATCGAGGACGCCGAGGGCTTCCTTTCGCGCATGCGCAACGCGGGCGCCGTCTTTCTCGGCCGCCACACGCCGGAAGCCATCGGCGACTATGTCGGCGGCTCCAACCATGTGCTGCCGACCGCCCGTTCGGCGCGCTTTTCGTCGGGGCTTTCCGTGCTCGATTTCATCAAGCGCACCTCGATCCTGAAGCTCGGGCCGGAGCAGTTGCGGGCGCTGGCACCAGCGGCTATCGCGCTTGCCACGGCCGAGGGCCTCGACGCGCACGGACGCTCCGTCTCCATACGGCTGAACATGTAG
- a CDS encoding low molecular weight phosphatase family protein, with product MPAALPRSILFLCGMNAVRSPMAEQLARKMLPAVTFVASAGVRSGERDPFVDAVLAEEGLSLGERQPRTLDDLEDDYFDLIVTLAPEAHHTALELTRSLAVEVEYWPTPDPTDVGGTREQIMAAYRDVRERLRARISRRFLLADAKNATD from the coding sequence CTGCCAGCCGCTCTGCCCCGCTCGATCCTGTTCCTGTGCGGCATGAACGCCGTGCGTTCGCCGATGGCGGAGCAGCTGGCGCGCAAGATGTTGCCGGCCGTTACCTTCGTCGCCTCGGCCGGCGTGCGCAGCGGCGAACGCGATCCGTTCGTCGATGCCGTGCTTGCCGAGGAAGGCCTGTCGCTGGGCGAACGCCAGCCGCGAACGCTGGACGATCTCGAGGACGACTATTTCGACCTGATCGTCACCCTGGCGCCGGAGGCGCATCATACCGCGCTGGAACTGACCCGCTCGCTTGCTGTCGAGGTGGAATACTGGCCGACGCCGGACCCGACCGACGTCGGCGGCACGCGCGAGCAGATCATGGCTGCCTATCGCGATGTTCGTGAACGGCTGAGGGCGCGGATAAGTCGACGTTTTTTGCTCGCAGACGCAAAAAACGCGACGGATTAA
- a CDS encoding sugar ABC transporter ATP-binding protein has protein sequence MTPIVELKAATKDFRGNPAFSDVDFQLLPGEIHALLGENGAGKSTLTKIIAGVYPLSSGKMFINGREEKLATPAEGLAKGIAMVYQENSLVPSMSVAQNIYLGKEKPLNRLRGIYISAQQFLQSLNFHVDPSAIVGSLGAAQKQMVEIARAVHHKAKVIIFDEPTATLTPEEKSYFFKLIRKLKDEGVSIIFISHALEEALMVADRITILRDGRLVASDKAAAFDRQMIIQAMVGRTMTDEIYSNASRMRAPRPRGTKVLSVENLSMGNMVRNTSFSLYAGQVTGIFGLVGSGRTETLKVVCGVLKRDFFHGGEVKIDGQSRRYLVPAPAVRDGVVYVTEERKAEGFFETMSIAENIYIGQLGGQSFGGFNIVSMKQARSVAEEWRKRLNVRAIDPDAKVIELSGGNQQKVVIAKALVQKPRLVVFDEPTRGVDVGAIAEIHTFINQLADQGIAVAVISSYLPEILSLSDRILIARQGKIVEEMDRRIATEETIMYAAVH, from the coding sequence ATGACACCGATTGTCGAGCTCAAGGCCGCTACAAAGGATTTTCGCGGCAATCCCGCTTTCTCGGACGTCGACTTTCAGCTGCTGCCCGGTGAGATTCACGCGCTGCTCGGCGAGAATGGCGCCGGAAAGTCGACACTGACGAAGATCATTGCCGGCGTCTATCCGCTCAGCAGCGGCAAGATGTTCATCAATGGCCGTGAGGAGAAGCTCGCAACGCCGGCTGAGGGGCTCGCGAAAGGGATAGCCATGGTCTACCAGGAAAACAGCCTGGTTCCGTCGATGTCCGTCGCCCAGAATATTTATCTCGGAAAAGAGAAACCTCTGAACCGGCTTCGTGGCATTTACATTTCCGCCCAGCAATTCCTCCAGTCCCTGAACTTCCATGTCGATCCTTCAGCCATCGTGGGCTCTTTAGGCGCTGCACAGAAGCAGATGGTCGAGATCGCGCGAGCAGTGCACCACAAGGCAAAGGTAATCATCTTCGACGAGCCGACGGCGACCCTCACGCCGGAGGAAAAGAGCTACTTCTTCAAGCTGATCAGGAAGCTGAAGGACGAGGGTGTCTCCATCATATTCATTTCGCATGCGCTTGAAGAGGCGCTCATGGTTGCGGATCGGATTACAATCCTGAGAGATGGCAGGCTGGTGGCCTCGGACAAGGCCGCCGCGTTCGATCGTCAGATGATCATCCAGGCGATGGTCGGTCGAACAATGACAGATGAGATCTACAGTAATGCCTCGCGCATGCGCGCCCCGAGGCCGCGTGGCACAAAAGTGCTCTCGGTGGAGAATCTCTCGATGGGCAACATGGTGCGTAACACATCGTTTTCGCTGTATGCGGGGCAGGTGACCGGGATTTTCGGTTTGGTCGGCTCCGGCCGGACCGAAACGCTGAAAGTGGTGTGCGGGGTACTGAAACGCGATTTCTTTCATGGGGGAGAGGTCAAGATCGATGGCCAATCCAGGCGCTATCTGGTGCCCGCGCCGGCCGTGCGTGACGGCGTTGTCTATGTGACCGAAGAGCGAAAGGCAGAAGGCTTCTTCGAGACGATGAGCATTGCCGAGAACATCTATATAGGCCAGCTCGGCGGACAATCCTTTGGCGGTTTCAACATCGTATCGATGAAGCAGGCACGGTCCGTCGCCGAGGAGTGGCGCAAACGCCTCAATGTGCGGGCCATCGACCCGGACGCGAAAGTCATCGAACTGTCCGGCGGCAATCAGCAGAAGGTCGTGATCGCCAAGGCGCTCGTCCAGAAGCCAAGACTTGTGGTCTTCGATGAGCCGACGCGCGGCGTCGATGTCGGCGCTATCGCCGAAATCCATACCTTCATAAACCAGCTTGCCGACCAGGGGATCGCGGTCGCGGTGATCTCGTCCTACCTGCCGGAGATACTCAGCCTTTCCGACCGCATCCTCATTGCCCGCCAGGGCAAGATCGTCGAGGAAATGGACCGCCGGATTGCCACGGAAGAAACGATCATGTACGCGGCCGTCCATTAA
- a CDS encoding strictosidine synthase, with protein MSMSGRIGSIFDKFMGGRGDHSITVPVMDGALKPNNYLERIDSVSTVEAADNLTTASGQVLLTSGNRLVELHDNASTSVRGTYDAEITFLSASPQGALALGLDKLGIAIVGGRHDGKRLAANLSGQQLNCPTAAVFLDEDTLVVCNGSSAHSAPEWSRDLLNLGRSGSVVKIDLGTGTASLIKGGLGFPSGVGVARDGKLIISEAWKHRLLALDVGGGGFKTVLADLPAYPGRIQPASQNGYWLTMFAVRSQLQEFVLRENRYRREMMETIAPEYWIAPTLSSGRSFKEPLQAGSVIRLGIHKPWAPTRSYGLLLRVDDGLQPIWSAHSRADGHRHGVTSCVEIRDRLLIASKGRGEVLALGHLAPTEPDDLSVLVGSAA; from the coding sequence ATGAGCATGTCTGGCCGCATCGGCAGTATCTTTGACAAATTCATGGGTGGGCGCGGCGATCATTCCATCACGGTTCCGGTCATGGACGGCGCACTCAAGCCCAACAACTACCTGGAGCGTATCGACAGCGTCTCGACAGTAGAGGCGGCGGACAATCTGACGACTGCGAGTGGGCAAGTACTACTCACGTCGGGCAATCGGCTGGTTGAACTTCACGACAACGCAAGCACCTCTGTCCGAGGCACTTACGATGCCGAGATCACCTTCTTGTCCGCATCCCCGCAGGGGGCTCTTGCCCTGGGATTGGACAAGCTTGGTATCGCGATCGTCGGTGGCCGCCATGACGGCAAGCGACTTGCCGCGAACCTGTCCGGCCAGCAGCTCAACTGTCCAACGGCCGCTGTTTTCCTGGATGAAGACACGCTGGTCGTTTGCAATGGTTCGAGCGCCCATTCGGCCCCCGAGTGGAGCCGCGATCTCCTGAATCTTGGCCGCAGCGGAAGCGTCGTGAAAATTGATCTGGGAACTGGAACTGCGAGCCTCATCAAGGGAGGACTGGGATTTCCCTCGGGCGTTGGCGTTGCGAGGGACGGCAAGCTGATCATCTCTGAAGCGTGGAAACATCGGCTTTTGGCGCTGGACGTCGGCGGTGGCGGCTTCAAAACCGTGCTTGCGGATTTGCCCGCGTACCCCGGACGGATTCAGCCAGCCAGCCAGAATGGATACTGGCTGACGATGTTTGCGGTCCGCTCCCAGCTGCAGGAATTTGTGCTGCGCGAAAACCGTTACAGGCGCGAAATGATGGAAACCATCGCGCCGGAATATTGGATCGCGCCTACGCTTTCCAGCGGACGCAGCTTCAAGGAACCGCTGCAAGCAGGCAGCGTCATACGGCTGGGCATCCACAAACCCTGGGCGCCGACACGCTCCTATGGCCTCCTGCTTCGCGTCGATGACGGCCTTCAGCCCATTTGGAGCGCCCACAGCAGAGCCGATGGCCACCGGCATGGCGTCACATCCTGTGTCGAAATCCGCGACAGGCTGCTCATCGCCTCCAAAGGCCGAGGCGAAGTCCTTGCGCTCGGTCATCTCGCGCCGACCGAGCCGGACGACCTCTCGGTTCTTGTGGGGTCCGCAGCATGA
- the yacG gene encoding DNA gyrase inhibitor YacG, whose protein sequence is MSSDDNVTPLRPRRPCPECGKQSARETYPFCSTRCKDVDLNRWLKGAYVIKARDDEEETDPDEPK, encoded by the coding sequence ATGAGCTCGGACGATAACGTCACGCCGCTCCGTCCCCGGCGCCCCTGCCCCGAATGCGGCAAGCAATCGGCGCGCGAGACCTATCCGTTCTGCTCGACGCGCTGCAAGGACGTCGATCTTAACCGCTGGCTCAAGGGCGCCTATGTTATAAAAGCCCGCGACGACGAGGAAGAAACGGACCCCGACGAGCCGAAATGA
- a CDS encoding hydroxymethylglutaryl-CoA lyase: protein MSGDRKVTIVEVGPRDGLQNEKNIVSTEDKLKLIRLLADAGLSRIEVTAFVSPRWVPQMADHDAVMRRTPAREGLIRSVLVPNDKGAIAAIAAGADELAVFTSASETFASRNINCTIAESLERFVPVISLARSHGIPVRGYVSCAVDCPYEGEIAPDAVAIVSSQLMDLGCHEISVAETIGRGLPERVSLMLERVLDRVPAPMVACHFHDTSGRARANVDVALDWGIATFDSSAGGLGGCPYAPGAAGNIGTGVIISHLMQRGYATGIDSNILQLAEEFALSLRNGCNSGN, encoded by the coding sequence ATGAGCGGCGATCGCAAGGTCACGATTGTCGAAGTGGGTCCTCGTGACGGCCTGCAAAATGAGAAAAACATCGTCTCGACCGAGGATAAGCTTAAGCTCATCCGTCTGCTGGCAGATGCGGGTCTCTCTCGTATCGAGGTCACCGCGTTCGTCTCGCCAAGATGGGTGCCCCAGATGGCCGATCATGACGCGGTGATGCGGCGGACGCCGGCGCGAGAAGGCTTGATACGCTCCGTGCTGGTGCCCAACGACAAGGGTGCCATAGCCGCGATTGCCGCGGGCGCCGACGAGTTGGCCGTCTTTACCAGCGCCTCGGAGACCTTCGCGTCCAGAAACATCAACTGCACCATAGCCGAAAGCCTGGAACGGTTCGTGCCGGTGATCAGCCTCGCGAGGTCGCATGGCATTCCAGTTCGCGGCTACGTGTCTTGTGCCGTCGATTGTCCTTACGAGGGCGAAATCGCGCCCGACGCAGTCGCAATTGTTTCTTCGCAACTGATGGACCTGGGTTGCCATGAGATCTCGGTAGCGGAGACGATCGGCCGGGGATTGCCGGAGCGCGTAAGTCTCATGCTGGAACGCGTACTCGACCGGGTTCCAGCACCGATGGTGGCCTGCCACTTCCATGACACTTCCGGGCGAGCTCGTGCGAATGTGGACGTCGCGTTGGATTGGGGCATCGCTACGTTCGATAGTTCCGCGGGCGGTCTAGGGGGCTGTCCTTATGCTCCAGGTGCTGCAGGCAACATTGGCACCGGAGTTATCATCTCCCATCTGATGCAAAGAGGCTATGCTACCGGGATAGACTCCAATATACTGCAACTTGCTGAGGAGTTTGCTTTGAGTTTGAGGAACGGTTGCAACTCTGGCAACTAA
- a CDS encoding ABC transporter permease produces MEAIERLYFRYFPEKVLGEVLTKRWSDNAVPVLATILTIGFFLLQNPHFFTLSSLTETSRQLSEFSLVVVAMGIVLLAGGLDLSVGSVFALANITALVCITLLEWPVWAAVIATLAVGALCGAVNGFLIGYLRIRAFLTTLVTLIIIRSIVDIILLRYAVQISAVFPESDLWFFIGEGQVLGIPFSFLVAIVVIGLWHVILTRARAGWHITAVGGSRRSAYNAGLRVKFTIFTTYVWSSVLASLAGVFFAARLGSAGSDTGVGLEIAALTAAVLGGNSLGGGRGSVVKSVLGAVVVLILTDSMVRVGISGGISSMILGIVLLAVVAIDVRWLKNRHKLLNKVYVSPGYFRLPALPETDAGSGSPYALNDRLKDVSLIGKGEIEGPEDVIFDRNDNLYCPNRHGDIVRFFAPDYIKWEIFVHIGGHPLGLAFDANENLNVCIGGMGLYQVSPDRRVRKLTDETKRTVLSVIDDSRLKLADDLDIAPDGRIFFSEATIRYDMHDWATDALESRGNGRLICFDPRDGSTKTILRNLQFPNGVCMAGDGQSFFFAETWGCRVNRYWFEGPKKGTCETTIPNLPGYPDNINRASDGSFWVALVGMRSPALDLAMRMPSLRKRMAKRVARDEWLFPNINTGCVLKFKPNGEIVESYWDLGGKNHPMVTSMREHKGYLYLGGLYNDRIGRLKLPGADPTWTSQASYWGANA; encoded by the coding sequence ATGGAAGCGATCGAGCGCCTCTACTTTCGCTATTTTCCCGAAAAGGTGCTTGGCGAAGTGCTGACCAAGCGCTGGAGCGACAACGCCGTTCCCGTGCTTGCGACGATCTTGACGATCGGATTTTTTCTCCTCCAGAATCCGCATTTCTTCACGCTGTCGAGCCTGACAGAGACGTCGCGCCAGCTGTCGGAGTTTTCGCTGGTCGTCGTCGCCATGGGCATAGTATTGCTTGCAGGTGGTCTCGATCTCTCGGTTGGCAGCGTATTTGCCCTGGCCAATATCACGGCCCTTGTTTGCATCACCTTGCTAGAATGGCCGGTCTGGGCCGCCGTGATTGCCACGCTGGCTGTTGGCGCCCTGTGCGGCGCAGTCAATGGCTTCCTGATTGGCTATCTGCGCATCCGGGCGTTCCTGACAACACTGGTTACGCTCATCATCATTCGATCGATCGTCGATATCATCCTGCTGCGTTACGCAGTTCAGATATCGGCGGTTTTCCCAGAGTCCGACCTCTGGTTCTTCATCGGAGAAGGCCAGGTCCTTGGCATTCCCTTCTCGTTCCTCGTCGCCATCGTCGTCATAGGGCTCTGGCACGTCATCCTGACCAGGGCACGCGCCGGGTGGCATATCACTGCGGTCGGCGGCAGCCGTCGGTCCGCCTACAATGCCGGCCTGCGGGTCAAGTTCACCATCTTCACCACCTATGTCTGGTCGAGCGTGCTTGCGTCATTGGCCGGCGTGTTTTTCGCGGCACGCCTTGGCAGTGCTGGATCAGATACCGGAGTCGGCCTCGAGATCGCGGCGCTGACCGCCGCCGTTCTTGGAGGCAACAGTCTGGGCGGCGGCCGTGGGTCGGTGGTAAAATCCGTACTCGGTGCGGTTGTTGTGCTCATTCTGACCGACAGCATGGTTCGCGTGGGGATCAGTGGCGGCATCAGTTCGATGATCCTCGGCATTGTTCTGCTCGCAGTGGTGGCCATCGACGTCCGTTGGCTGAAGAACCGGCACAAGCTTCTGAACAAGGTGTATGTGTCGCCCGGTTACTTCCGTCTCCCGGCTCTTCCCGAGACAGACGCAGGATCTGGAAGCCCCTACGCGCTCAACGATCGACTGAAGGACGTGTCGCTCATCGGCAAGGGCGAGATCGAAGGTCCAGAGGACGTAATTTTCGATCGCAACGACAATCTCTACTGCCCAAATAGGCACGGCGACATCGTTCGCTTCTTCGCGCCGGACTACATCAAGTGGGAGATATTCGTTCATATTGGCGGCCATCCGCTGGGCCTGGCGTTTGACGCCAACGAGAACCTGAATGTCTGTATCGGTGGCATGGGGCTCTATCAGGTTTCGCCGGATCGGCGGGTCAGAAAACTGACCGACGAGACCAAGCGGACGGTCCTTTCGGTGATCGACGATTCCCGCTTGAAGCTTGCCGACGATCTCGACATCGCACCGGATGGCCGCATCTTCTTTTCGGAGGCAACCATCCGTTACGACATGCACGACTGGGCGACAGACGCGCTGGAGAGCAGGGGCAACGGTCGCCTGATCTGCTTTGACCCACGCGACGGTTCGACCAAAACCATCCTCAGAAATTTGCAATTCCCGAACGGGGTCTGCATGGCCGGCGACGGTCAATCGTTCTTCTTCGCCGAGACTTGGGGCTGCCGTGTAAATCGATACTGGTTCGAAGGTCCCAAGAAGGGCACGTGTGAAACGACGATCCCAAATCTTCCGGGGTATCCCGACAACATCAATCGAGCCTCGGACGGCAGCTTCTGGGTGGCTCTTGTCGGCATGCGATCGCCGGCTCTCGATCTGGCGATGAGAATGCCGTCACTGCGCAAACGTATGGCCAAGCGCGTTGCCCGCGATGAATGGCTGTTCCCGAACATCAACACGGGGTGCGTGCTCAAATTCAAGCCGAACGGCGAAATCGTGGAATCCTATTGGGACCTAGGAGGCAAGAACCACCCGATGGTGACATCGATGCGCGAGCACAAGGGATATCTGTATCTCGGCGGGCTCTACAATGATCGGATAGGTCGTCTCAAGCTGCCCGGTGCCGATCCAACCTGGACGTCACAAGCCTCCTACTGGGGAGCAAACGCATGA
- a CDS encoding sugar ABC transporter substrate-binding protein, whose translation MMIVKYAAAAVVAGILSFGAAHAQDGMVDELRQPTFDSLAGKKVVFVPMSMSFDLPEGWAAIMQKEAKRLGYTLDIRDANWSTDTGTRALTQAITEKPDVIVVQNFDVASYARTLKKAEDSGIKVIQVNMKSSYQTDAFVGADWYGIGQYAANRMIEKCGKASGKSGKIAIIQGPATAAASVYQLNAISETLKGHDDIKIVSSQTGDWDQSKARGIAQTVIQQNPDLCGIIGFWDVMDAGTGAAIQESGKDIYLITSGGGNKTACQGVENGTFREVISYDVEGQGRDLNNAIKVLLQSKEAAGAVKFALYTPNKIISKETMSTTSCWDLDQLKK comes from the coding sequence ATGATGATAGTCAAGTATGCCGCAGCGGCGGTAGTGGCCGGCATTCTCTCATTTGGCGCCGCCCACGCGCAGGATGGCATGGTCGACGAATTGAGGCAGCCGACGTTTGATTCACTCGCCGGCAAGAAGGTAGTCTTCGTGCCGATGTCCATGAGTTTCGATCTGCCGGAGGGTTGGGCGGCGATCATGCAAAAGGAGGCGAAGCGGCTGGGCTACACCCTCGATATCCGCGACGCCAACTGGAGCACGGATACCGGCACGCGAGCATTGACCCAGGCGATCACCGAAAAACCCGACGTGATCGTGGTGCAGAATTTCGACGTCGCGTCCTACGCACGCACGCTGAAGAAGGCCGAGGATTCGGGGATCAAGGTCATCCAGGTCAACATGAAGTCGAGTTACCAGACGGACGCTTTTGTCGGGGCGGACTGGTATGGCATCGGCCAGTATGCGGCCAATCGCATGATCGAGAAATGCGGCAAGGCGAGCGGCAAGAGCGGCAAGATCGCGATCATCCAGGGGCCGGCGACGGCTGCGGCAAGTGTCTATCAGCTCAATGCGATCTCCGAGACGCTGAAGGGTCATGACGACATCAAGATCGTTTCCAGCCAGACCGGCGACTGGGATCAGTCGAAGGCACGCGGTATCGCACAGACTGTGATCCAGCAGAATCCCGACCTGTGCGGCATCATCGGCTTTTGGGATGTGATGGACGCTGGAACGGGCGCCGCGATCCAGGAGTCCGGAAAGGATATTTATCTGATCACATCCGGCGGCGGCAACAAGACGGCATGCCAAGGGGTGGAAAACGGAACGTTCAGGGAAGTCATCTCCTACGACGTCGAAGGCCAGGGCCGCGATCTGAACAATGCGATCAAGGTGCTGCTGCAATCGAAGGAAGCAGCAGGCGCTGTGAAGTTCGCGCTGTACACGCCAAACAAGATCATCAGCAAGGAAACGATGTCGACGACCAGCTGTTGGGATCTGGACCAGCTCAAAAAGTGA
- a CDS encoding UPF0262 family protein, with translation MTGSDQTRAKLIDVELDESIGRSTPDVEHERAVAIFDLIEENRFRPINDSGTGPYRLKLSLAESRLVLAVTREDGDAVVTHILSLTPLRRIVKDYYMICESYYDAIRSSTPSHIEAIDMGRRGLHNEGSQTLMDRLAGKIDIDFDTARRLFTLVCVLHWRG, from the coding sequence ATGACGGGCTCCGATCAAACCCGCGCAAAGCTGATCGATGTCGAACTCGACGAATCGATCGGCCGTTCGACGCCCGATGTCGAGCATGAGCGCGCGGTGGCGATTTTCGACCTGATCGAGGAAAACCGCTTCCGGCCCATCAATGACAGTGGCACGGGACCTTACCGGCTGAAACTATCGCTGGCCGAATCCCGCCTGGTCCTTGCCGTGACGCGCGAGGATGGCGACGCTGTCGTCACTCACATCCTGTCGCTGACGCCGCTGCGGCGCATCGTCAAGGACTACTACATGATCTGCGAGAGCTATTACGACGCCATCCGCTCCTCGACGCCCAGCCATATCGAGGCGATCGACATGGGCCGGCGCGGCCTGCACAACGAGGGCTCACAGACATTGATGGACCGGCTTGCCGGCAAGATAGATATCGACTTCGATACGGCGCGGCGGCTTTTCACGCTGGTCTGCGTGCTGCACTGGCGAGGCTGA